In one Nicotiana tomentosiformis chromosome 6, ASM39032v3, whole genome shotgun sequence genomic region, the following are encoded:
- the LOC138893542 gene encoding uncharacterized protein, with the protein MKKFADRKRRPTDYRVGDMAMVKFNPRQFKALRGMHQNLIRKFEGPFKIVAKVGKISYKLDMPSYLKIYPVFHVSMLNPYHEDKDDPSRVQSSRAPMTITSLHDREIEAIMDYQATRKQGQKATAMFLVHWKGQSPEEATWERYEDLWQFKDNIREFMQQHCAMVVATLGGGECDDSPCHHTT; encoded by the coding sequence atgaagaagtttgCAGATCGTAAGAGGCGTCCCACGGACTATAGAGTTGGGGACATGGCCATGGTGAAGTTTAACCCAAGACAGTTTAAGGCACTACGGGGCATGCATCAGAATCTGATTCGCAAGTTTGAGGGGCCATTTAAGATAGTCGCCAAGGTAGGCAAGATCTCATACAAGCTTGACATGCCATCGTATCTTAAGATCTAcccagtcttccatgtcagcaTGCTTAATCCATATCATGAAGATAAGGATGATCCGAGTAGGGTCCAATCAAGTCGAGCGCCTATGACTATCACCTCATTGCATGATAGGGAGATTGAGGCTATCATGGATTACCAGGCCACGCGAAAACAAGGGCAAAAAGCCACCGCTATGTTCCTCGTCCATTGGAAGGGGCAATCACCGGAGGAGGCCACATGGGAACGATATGAAGATTTATGGCAATTCAAAGATAATATTCGAGAATTTATGCAGCAACATTGCGCCATGGTCGTCGCAACATTAGGTGGGGGAGAGTGTGATGACTCGCCATGTCATCATACCACATAG
- the LOC104115899 gene encoding probable xyloglucan endotransglucosylase/hydrolase protein 26, which translates to MAKFVAFNSLVLIIATIAFHCAIVNGKISSSMYVNWGAHHCQMLGEDLQLVLDKSAGSGAQSKRTFLFGSFEMLIKLVPNNSAGTVTTYYLSSTGTKHDEIDFEFLGNVSGQPYILHTNIYTQGVGNREQQFYPWFDPTADFHNYTIHWNPNAVVWYVDSIPIRVFRNYQLKGIPFPNQQGMRIYSSLWNADEWATRGGRDKIDWTNAPFIAKYRKFRPRACYWNGPLSIVQCAIPTKSNWWNSPLYSKLSAPKVDQMNSIRSKYMIYDYCKDTTRFKGVTPTECSLPQN; encoded by the exons ATGGCCAAATTTGTAGCTTTTAATTCCTTGGTTTTGATCATTGCAACAATTGCATTTCATTGTGCTATAGTCAATGGAAAGATCTCAAGTAGCATGTATGTCAATTGGGGTGCTCATCATTGTCAAATGCTAGGGGAAGATCTTCAACTTGTCCTTGATAAATCTGCAG GTTCTGGTGCGCAATCAAAAAGAACATTTCTTTTTGGTAGCTTTGAAATGCTTATCAAGTTGGTACCTAACAACTCTGCTGGAACTGTTACAACATACTAT TTATCTTCTACTGGTACCAAGCATGATGAAATCGACTTTGAGTTTTTAGGAAATGTATCGGGACAACCTTACATTCTCCACACAAATATTTATACCCAAGGTGTTGGAAATAGGGAGCAACAATTCTATCCTTGGTTTGATCCAACTGCTGATTTTCACAACTACACCATTCATTGGAACCCCAATGCTGTAGT ATGGTATGTAGATAGTATTCCAATTAGGGTATTTAGAAATTATCAACTCAAAGGAATTCCATTTCCAAACCAACAAGGAATGAGAATCTACTCTAGTCTTTGGAATGCTGATGAATGGGCAACAAGAGGTGGCCGTGACAAAATTGATTGGACAAATGCACCATTTATTGCAAAATATCGTAAGTTTAGGCCAAGAGCTTGTTATTGGAATGGACCATTAAGTATTGTCCAATGTGCAATTCCAACAAAATCCAATTGGTGGAATTCTCCTTTATACAGTAAATTGAGTGCTCCTAAAGTGGACCAAATGAACTCAATTAGGAGCAAATACATGATTTATGACTATTGCAAAGATACTACACGATTCAAGGGAGTTACGCCTACTGAATGTTCATTGCCACAAAACTAG
- the LOC104115900 gene encoding protein SPEAR3, producing the protein MGSNYFGEPNFLGNERSSSSSGSSRKSKKNNSEKQNKQPQRGLGVAQLEKIRLHSEMGCSNYNLPSSLHNNPYTTNLTQEEMRLQTTYSSSPSFSYSSSSSPSYGFPGHQGIMMGLSGIEGANIRYGDSQPTSIASTWHPGTVYEPQHYAHPNMTRHLHNVQVEDSMERRRKKDRSDSIGSSSQNSESNGCQELDLELRLSL; encoded by the exons ATGGGCAGTAATTATTTTGGTGAACCAAATTTTTTGGGAAATGAaagatcatcatcttcatcaggaTCATCAAGAAAAAGCAAGAAAAATAATTCAGAGAAGCAAAATAAGCAACCACAAAGAGGACTTGGTGTTGCTCAATTAGAGAAAATTAGATTACATAGTGAAATGGGTTGTTCTAATTACAATCTTCCTTCTTCTCTTCACAATAACCCTTATACCACCAATCTCACACAG GAGGAAATGAGACTACAAACAACATATTCATCATCTCCATCATTTTCATACTCGTCTTCTTCATCACCTTCTTATGGTTTTCCTGGGCACCAAGGCATTATG ATGGGGTTGAGTGGCATTGAAGGAGCAAATATTAGATATGGAGATTCTCAGCCTACTTCTATAGCAAG TACTTGGCATCCTGGCACAGTATATGAACCTCAACATTATGCTCACCCTAATATGACTAGACATCTCCATAATGTGCAAGTAGAG GATTCAATGGAAAGGAGGAGGAAGAAAGACAGAAGTGACTCTATTGGTTCGAGTAGTCAGAATTCTGAATCAAATGGCTGTCAAGAGTTAGATTTGGAGCTCAGACTTTCCCTTTGA